In Belonocnema kinseyi isolate 2016_QV_RU_SX_M_011 chromosome 4, B_treatae_v1, whole genome shotgun sequence, a single window of DNA contains:
- the LOC117170877 gene encoding carbonic anhydrase 7-like translates to MTDAFSYKDAKNWGKKYPQCNGKNQSPIMVIAESGGDYFQRIDKRLKLTDFQTLPTKMTIKNTGHTVEIEAEWPGKLPRLTGGPLHGNYVFEKATFLWAPKPTLDSAQEPEHFFDELEKNLHKVQSINSTAVTPPMRLTSLVDDSSPHFLFYKGSLDYPPCSESVTWFTYIPTIYVRSKLVNEFRKIKLAEGDVTNVRPVQPGLPLGKIQCNWYILGFPDVRSSTGTG, encoded by the exons atgacag atgCATTCAGTTATAAAGATGCTAAAAACTGGGGCAAGAAATATCCACAATGTAATGGGAAAAATCAATCCCCCATTATGGTAATCGCAGAAAGTGGCGGCGATTACTTTCAACGAATTGATAAAAGACTGAAATTAACAGACTTTCAAACACTGCCAACAAAAATGACCATAAAGAATACTGGTCACACTG TTGAAATAGAAGCTGAATGGCCTGGAAAACTTCCGAGGCTTACTGGCGGACCGCTTCATGGGAATTACGTATTTGAAAAAGCCACTTTTCTTTGGGCTCCAAAAccg ACATTAGATTCAGCACAGGAGcctgaacatttttttgacgaattagaaaaaaatttacataaggTGCAATCGATAAATTCAACAGCAGTGACACCTCCGATGCGCTTGACAAGTCTTGTAGATGACTCGTcaccacattttttattttacaaaggaTCCTTAGATTATCCTCCATGCTCGGAATCTGTGACTTGGTTCACGTATATACCTACAATTTATGTTAGATCCAAGCTA GTAAatgaattcaggaaaataaagttGGCTGAGGGAGACGTGACGAATGTTAGACCTGTCCAGCCG GGTTTGCCTTTAGGCAAAATCCAATGTAATTGGTACATCCTTGGATTTCCAGATGTTAGATCTAGCACAGGAACCGGATAA